DNA from Candidatus Neomarinimicrobiota bacterium:
TTGTAAGTGGCCAAACCGTCCATGAAAGGTTACATCATCAAATGATTTCCCTTTATTGTTTAAAAACATACGGTTGGGTTGAATAGAACGAAAATCTGGGTCGCCAGTTCCAGCATAAAAATCCAGGAACCCATCGTTATTTAGATCACCAAAATTACTTCCCATGGTGAGCAGCGGATGGTCCATATTTGCTATTAATGTCACATCGGTGAATGTGCCATCTTTGTTATTTTGATAAAGTCGCGGAGATTCACCTTCATGTTTTAATCCAAGATAATCCATGGCCACATGGCCGGAGGAGTTATCATAGCCGGATACCCAGATATCTTCCCAACCGTCATTGTTGAAATCCCAAAACCAAGTAGGGAAACTATTGATGGGTTCTGTAACGCCGGCTTTCTTTGATATATCTTTAAAGTGATAATTGTTTACCGGCCCGCTATTTTGGAATAGCAAGTTGGGTTTTCCTAGGCGGGAGATATATAAATCCAAAAAACTATCATTGTTTATATCTCCCCAAACAACAGCTTTCACAAATCCAGTAACATTAACACCAAGCGACCAGGCAACGTCGGTAAAAGTACCATCTTGATTATTTTGATAAAGTTCGGAAATATGTTTGAAGTCATTTGTGCTCTCGTTTCCAATAAAGAGATCGAGCCAGCCATCGTTGTTAAAGTCTCCCCAGGATGCCGTTTGAGTTGGGTGCTCAGAATATATTTTTGCCGAGAGAGTTACATCAGTAAATGTGCCGTCACCATTATTTTTTAACAATGAATTTGGTTGATCTCCATCTTCCCTAAACCACCCGCCCCTCAAAACAAATACATCGGCCCAACCATCATTGTTATAATCTCCATGGACCATATTTAGCCCCCCTGTAATTCCATGAAGATTGGCAGATTGGGTTCGATCCTCAAATCCGTGAATTCCCATATTTTTAAAATAATGAAGCTGATTATCCATGCCCCAGGATGAGACCATAATATCCACCAACCCATCCCCATCAAAATCGTCTGCAATAGAACCTCCCGCAAGGCTAACATGATCTAACCCAACAGATTTTGCAATTTCTTTAAATTCAGGAAAAATAATTGAATCGGAAGGTGTTAATTGTGGGATTAGCCAGCGATCGGGCACTCGGTCTGGATAATCCCCTTTTACCATGTAGGAAAGATTTAATAACCAACGATAGACATAGTCATTAGGATTGTTTGCAAGTAGAGAATGATAGATATTGATTGCATTTTCTGCGCTTGATTTTTTTCTATGTATTCCTGTGCCACGAATAGGCATGATACAAGATTCTGCATTATGACCATCCAAACAATTGGTTTCTTCTCCATGTCGAAAATGAGTGATAGCCAACAAATCCTTAATAGCAGTCATAAATGATTCGGGGGGAGCGATATTCAGAGAATCAATTGTATGTAATACATCATTATATTGATCAATTGACTGTTGGGTATATCCCGCATTTAGCATTTCGTTAGCAATAACGGACTGGTGCTGGAGGGTGGCAGAAATATGTTCTTCAAAAATTTGGTTTTGTAGCCAGGCCAATCGTTTTTTATTGGCATATAAATTTATTTCAGGATTAACTGTTCCCGATTTTTCGGATAAAATTTGAATCATTTTACGGTGGCTTTTTAATTCAGTTG
Protein-coding regions in this window:
- a CDS encoding CRTAC1 family protein, whose amino-acid sequence is MIQILSEKSGTVNPEINLYANKKRLAWLQNQIFEEHISATLQHQSVIANEMLNAGYTQQSIDQYNDVLHTIDSLNIAPPESFMTAIKDLLAITHFRHGEETNCLDGHNAESCIMPIRGTGIHRKKSSAENAINIYHSLLANNPNDYVYRWLLNLSYMVKGDYPDRVPDRWLIPQLTPSDSIIFPEFKEIAKSVGLDHVSLAGGSIADDFDGDGLVDIMVSSWGMDNQLHYFKNMGIHGFEDRTQSANLHGITGGLNMVHGDYNNDGWADVFVLRGGWFREDGDQPNSLLKNNGDGTFTDVTLSAKIYSEHPTQTASWGDFNNDGWLDLFIGNESTNDFKHISELYQNNQDGTFTDVAWSLGVNVTGFVKAVVWGDINNDSFLDLYISRLGKPNLLFQNSGPVNNYHFKDISKKAGVTEPINSFPTWFWDFNNDGWEDIWVSGYDNSSGHVAMDYLGLKHEGESPRLYQNNKDGTFTDVTLIANMDHPLLTMGSNFGDLNNDGFLDFYAGTGDPDFRSIQPNRMFLNNKGKSFDDVTFHGRFGHLQKGHGVSFADFDQDGDLDVHTVMGGAYEGSVYQNVLFQNPGGWNNNWVGLSLKGMQTNKLALGARIEVVLETGTSIYRTISSGGSFGGNPFDQMIGIGKANKIKTIHIFWPGSRTTQTLSEIDPNVWYHVTENESIQKNE